AGCGCCGACGGTTTTTTCGATAGCGTTTTTCATTTCTCTCTGTAACCTCCGTTAATAAGTGCTGCCGAACGACAGCCTGACATGCTAACTCGGTTACCGAAACGGAAACTCCGCACTCTTTACATTGTACTATATCACAGTAGACGAAATAAATCAATAATTATTTCGTCCGAAAAAGCGGTTTTCACCTGCGCCGCGGACAAAACGGGCGCCCGTCAGTCTTTCGACTTGTAATAGAGCATACAATGGCAGTAGCCCTCGAAATCGGGGTCCTTTATCTGCGCGCGGAACTCCTCGCACATACATTTATACTCCTCTTTGCGTTCAAGGCGGCAGGGGCAGTAGCCGCCCGTGCGTTCGAGCCCTTCTTTTATGACCGCGACAATCTCCTTGTCGGGGTTCAGCGTTACCTTCATTCCGGCGCCTCCTTTGATTTCATTATTATTATAATTATACCCCATTCGGGCGCGGTTTGGCAAGTGTTTTTATCCGGCTTACTTATATATACATTATTTGTATAATTTCCTCTTGAAACTTTCGTATCCCGGTGCTATAATAGCGTATATTATTATGAAGCAAAGGCGGTATACTTATGAAGTTTTCAGAAATGCCCTATAAGCGCCCGGACATCGAGGCGGCGAAAAAACAGATAGCCGAAATGACCGAGGCGTTCCGCTCCGCTCCCGATTTCGCGACCGCGGAAAAACTCTTCCTCGAATACGA
This portion of the Clostridia bacterium genome encodes:
- a CDS encoding ferredoxin thioredoxin reductase catalytic beta chain, with protein sequence MKVTLNPDKEIVAVIKEGLERTGGYCPCRLERKEEYKCMCEEFRAQIKDPDFEGYCHCMLYYKSKD